From the Lolium rigidum isolate FL_2022 chromosome 2, APGP_CSIRO_Lrig_0.1, whole genome shotgun sequence genome, one window contains:
- the LOC124686092 gene encoding glycine-rich cell wall structural protein 2-like: protein MAITKLATLGFIVLLSIGLSNAGRVARFSSSQGEGYGGGGGGGEVSGGGSGSGNGAGSGQSSSSGVQSSAGGGGGGGGGSQYGGTGSGSGSGAGTGSSAHNEDTYYGDVGGSSTSGGGGGGGGGGQATGGSYGSSGYGSGSGSGIGSGSASNNYYYGNSNANAYSNGGGSGNGQGTNGGSGSGSGSGSGFGNANP from the coding sequence ATGGCAATCACAAAATTAGCGACTCTCGGGTTCATTGTACTCTTGAGCATTGGACTATCCAATGCTGGAAGGGTGGCTAGATTCTCTAGTTCTCAAGGAGAGGGATATGGAGGGGGAGGCGGTGGGGGTGAAGTGAGTGGTGGTGGCTCAGGGTCAGGGAATGGAGCTGGGTCTGGCCAGAGTTCAAGCAGTGGTGTACAGTCAAgcgctggaggtggaggtggagggggtGGTGGTAGTCAATACGGTGGTACTGGATCCGGTAGCGGGTCCGGTGCTGGCACAGGCTCTAGTGCACATAATGAAGATACATATTATGGTGATGTTGGTGGATCTTCTACttctggtggtggcggtggtggcggtggtggaggacAAGCAACTGGAGGTTCTTATGGATCTAGTGGCTATGGATCTGGTAGTGGTAGTGGAATCGGCTCTGGCAGTGCATCTAATAACTACTATTACGGAAATAGTAATGCAAATGCATATTCTAACGGTGGTGGCAGTGGCAATGGGCAAGGCACAAATGGCgggagcggcagcggcagcggctctGGATCTGGTTTTGGCAATGCCAACCCGTAA